One part of the Solea solea chromosome 1, fSolSol10.1, whole genome shotgun sequence genome encodes these proteins:
- the bdh1 gene encoding D-beta-hydroxybutyrate dehydrogenase, mitochondrial, translating into MASVSTLRAALLVSFSVLLTLLLGFGLPALLNSVMRMFGLPESSVTECIVVLYLVFVLSVATPRISRGFVEVNGKAVFITGCDGGFGHALAKHLHSLGFTVFAGCLLKDEGGEGAKELEEFHSDRMKVVQLDVRSEEQVNQAVEYVQENLQNSERGLWAVVNNAGVSTFGEVEFTSLDTYKQVSEVNLWGTIRVTKAVLPLIRRAKGRVVNMVSLYGRMGNVMRSAYCVSKYGLEAFSDCLRYEMKTWGVKVSIIEPGNFIMATGIMTREFVASETNKLWNEAPASVKEDYGKAHFEHHMAQMRSFCNSGSKDVGPVLDDITDAIMSKRPYTRYNSTEPHWWIRAQLMTHLPAAISDLLYF; encoded by the exons ATGGCCTCGGTGTCCACGCTCCGAGCGGCTCTGCTTGTGTCTTTCTCCGTGTTGCTCACGCTGTTGCTGGGCTTTGGACTCCCCGCACTGCTGAACTCCGTGATGAGAATGTTCGGTTTACCGGAGAGCAGCGTCACCGAGTGCATAGTCGTGCTCTATTTGGTGTTTGTGCTGTCTGTCGCGACGCCAAGAATTTCCAGAGGATTTGTGGAG GTGAACGGGAAAGCTGTGTTTATTACAGGCTGCGACGGTGGGTTTGGACATGCACTCGCCAAACATTTGCACAGTCTGGGCTTCACCGTCTTCGCTGGGTGTCTTTTAAAG GACGAAGGTGGAGAAGGTGCAAAGGAGCTGGAAGAGTTTCATTCAGATCGAATGAAGGTGGTGCAGCTGGACGTCCGCAGCGAGGAACAGGTGAACCAGGCCGTCGAATATGTCCAAGAAAACCTCCAGAACTCTGAAAGag GTCTGTGGGCTGTGGTGAACAACGCCGGCGTGTCGACCTTCGGGGAAGTGGAGTTCACCTCCCTGGACACCTACAAGCAGGTGTCAGAGGTCAACCTGTGGGGCACCATCAGGGTCACCAAAGCTGTGCTGCCGTTAATCCGCAGAGCCAAAG GTCGCGTCGTGAACATGGTGAGCTTGTACGGGAGGATGGGAAACGTGATGCGCTCGGCTTACTGCGTGTCCAAATACGGCTTGGAAGCTTTCTCCGACTGCCTGCGCTACGAGATGAAGACCTGGGGAGTGAAGGTGTCCATCATCGAGCCGGGAAACTTCATCATGGCCACAGGCATCATGACGCGCGAATTTGTGGCCAGCGAGACCAACAAGCTGTGGAACGAGGCGCCCGCGTCTGTGAAGGAGGATTATGGGAAAGCGCACTTTGAGCATCACATGGCTCAGATGCGCTCTTTCTGCAACAGCGGCAGTAAGGACGTGGGCCCCGTTCTGGACGACATCACCGACGCTATTATGTCCAAACGCCCTTACACGCGCTACAACTCCACAGAGCCACACTGGTGGATCAGAGCGCAACTGATGACCCACCTGCCCGCCGCCATATCTGACCTGCTCTACTTCTAA
- the gyg1b gene encoding glycogenin-1b produces MADQAFVTLATNDSYARGAMVLGKSLRNHNTSKKLVVLIGPQVSEPCKSLLKSIYDEVRVVDVVDSGDTAHLSMMKRPDLGVTFTKLHCWTLTQYSKCVFMDADTLVLSNIDELFDREELSAAPDPGWPDCFNSGVFVFCPSMETHGKLLQYCTEHGSFDGGDQGVLNGFFSDWATADISKHLPFIYNLSSIAIYTYLPAFKQYGGSAKVVHFLGKTKPWSYKYDPKTKRVTGSVQEADTHSTFLLDWWNLYSTAVVPMMHEEYGDQPFHSGCEEVESPSSHVQVHAQAQAQEEVAAATEKLTSDERREKWEQGQADYMGVDSFDNIKKKLDTFLKK; encoded by the exons ATGGCTG ACCAGGCTTTTGTGACGTTGGCTACTAACGACAGCTATGCTCGAGGTGCCATGGTTTTGGGCAAGTCCCTGCGTAACCACAACACATCCAAGAAGCTGGTGGTGCTTATTGGGCCACAAGTGTCAGAGCCATGCAA GTCGTTGCTGAAGAGCATCTATGACGAGGTGAGGGTGGTGGACGTGGTGGACAGTGGAGACACGGCACACCTGTCCATGATGAAGAGGCCCGACCTGGGTGTCACCTTCACCAAACTCCACTGCTGGACGCTGACGCAATACTCCAAATGTGTGTTCATGGACGCAGACACGCTG GTGCTTTCAAATATAGATGAACTGTTTGACAGAGAAGAATTATCTGCCGCCCCCGACCCTGGCTGGCCTGACTGCTTTAACTCCGGCGTGTTCGTTTTTTGTCCTTCCATGGAGACTCACGGCAAACTGCTTCAGTACTGTACAGAACATGGCAGCTTTGACG GAGGAGACCAAGGTGTTCTGAATGGCTTCTTTAGCGACTGGGCCACAGCTGACATTTCGAAACACCTCCCCTTCATCTACAACCTCAGCAGCATAGCCATCTACACTTACCTCCCGGCATTCAAACA ATATGGTGGCAGTGCCAAGGTGGTCCATTTCTTAGGGAAGACCAAGCCGTGGAGTTACAAGTATGATCCCAAAACCAAACGGGTGACCGGAAGTGTGCAGGAGGCCGACACGCATTCCACCTTCCTCCTGGACTGGTGGAACCTGTACTCCACCGCTGTCGTACCCATGATGCACGAGGAGTACGGAGACCAGCCGTTCCACTCAGGATGCGAGGAG GTTGAAAGCCCCTCCTCTCACGTACAAGTGCACGCACAAGCGCAGGCACAAGAGGAAGTGGCGGCGGCGACGGAGAAGCTGACGTCGGACGAGCGGCGGGAGAAATGGGAGCAAGGTCAGGCGGACTACATGGGAGtggactcatttgacaatatCAAGAAAAAGCTTGATACTTTtctcaaaaaataa